In a genomic window of Actinomycetota bacterium:
- a CDS encoding saccharopine dehydrogenase NADP-binding domain-containing protein yields MKVIALGGAGAMGRTAVRDLAAEPEVEELVIADYNLAEAEKLARELGDKCRAVQVDANRHADLVEQVRGYDVALGTVGPFYKYEAKMIRACVEAGTGYVSICDDYDAAEEALSLDGAAREAGITAVTGVGWTPGITNVLARKAADELDEVDEVAISWGCHASDTAGKAVTLHYLHAVTGMIPSFMDGRIVRVPAGSGLERVRFPEPVGEIDVFHAGHPEPITMPRFINARTVTLKGGLVEGYLVGLSNLLVRLRLTDTVRKKDILGNAFNAVLPYLENIGKPPETCSACRVDVTGKKDGRWTHIAYGAAAHMDVLTGIPAAVGVLLLGRGRVEVKGVTAPEACYPPDEFLRMIADRGVRLYRGDAMREPLEL; encoded by the coding sequence ATGAAGGTGATCGCGCTGGGAGGAGCGGGGGCCATGGGGCGCACCGCGGTGAGGGACCTGGCGGCGGAGCCGGAGGTGGAGGAGCTGGTCATCGCCGACTACAACCTGGCGGAAGCGGAGAAGCTGGCCCGGGAGCTGGGGGATAAGTGCCGGGCCGTGCAGGTGGACGCCAACCGGCACGCGGACCTGGTGGAGCAGGTGCGCGGTTACGACGTGGCCCTGGGGACGGTGGGTCCTTTCTACAAGTACGAGGCAAAGATGATCCGTGCCTGCGTCGAGGCGGGGACCGGCTACGTGAGCATCTGCGACGACTACGACGCCGCGGAGGAAGCCCTCTCGCTGGACGGCGCCGCGCGGGAGGCGGGGATCACGGCGGTCACGGGAGTGGGGTGGACCCCCGGCATCACCAACGTACTGGCCCGCAAGGCGGCGGACGAGCTCGACGAGGTGGACGAGGTGGCGATTTCCTGGGGTTGCCATGCGTCGGACACGGCCGGGAAGGCGGTGACCCTGCATTACCTGCACGCCGTGACCGGCATGATACCCAGCTTCATGGACGGGCGCATCGTCCGCGTGCCTGCCGGTTCTGGGCTGGAGAGGGTGCGCTTCCCGGAGCCCGTGGGGGAGATCGACGTCTTCCACGCCGGCCACCCGGAACCCATCACCATGCCGCGCTTCATCAACGCGCGCACCGTGACCCTGAAGGGGGGGCTGGTGGAGGGTTACCTGGTCGGCCTGAGCAACCTCCTGGTCAGATTGCGCCTCACCGACACGGTGCGAAAGAAGGACATCTTGGGCAACGCCTTCAACGCCGTCCTGCCCTACCTGGAAAACATAGGAAAGCCGCCGGAAACCTGCTCCGCCTGCCGGGTGGACGTCACGGGGAAGAAAGACGGGCGCTGGACGCACATCGCCTACGGCGCCGCCGCCCACATGGACGTCCTCACCGGCATACCAGCGGCGGTGGGGGTGCTGCTGTTGGGAAGGGGCAGGGTGGAGGTGAAGGGGGTCACCGCCCCCGAAGCCTGCTACCCCCCGGACGAGTTCCTGCGCATGATCGCGGATAGGGGGGTGCGCCTCTACCGCGGAGACGCCATGCGGGAGCCCCTGGAGCTTTAG